In Saccharomonospora marina XMU15, one genomic interval encodes:
- a CDS encoding cytochrome c oxidase subunit II — protein sequence MSFLEVFQRTLSWEAVVASVVFGLIALTLLGTLAVSRRRSPDRRRKDSRPVVEGVYALLLAGTAGVIVYVTASAHQEVRTGETGYHVSNRPGAIRVDVTAFQWCWQFDYADTGRSVTGTCREGDEGLPTLVVPTGRPVELKLTSSDVVHALWIPDLAVKLDAYPDHTNTLTMEFDREGRWLGRCAEFCGEHHPAMHFNVRAVSPQEYQQWLQQGSAV from the coding sequence GTGAGCTTCCTCGAGGTTTTCCAGCGGACCCTGTCGTGGGAGGCCGTCGTGGCCTCGGTGGTGTTCGGCCTGATAGCGCTCACGTTGCTCGGCACGCTAGCGGTGTCGAGGCGGCGCTCGCCCGACCGCAGGCGCAAGGACAGCCGCCCGGTGGTGGAGGGGGTCTACGCGCTGCTGCTGGCGGGAACGGCAGGGGTGATCGTCTACGTGACCGCCTCGGCGCATCAGGAGGTGCGCACCGGCGAGACCGGCTACCACGTGAGCAACCGGCCGGGGGCGATCAGGGTGGATGTCACGGCGTTCCAGTGGTGCTGGCAGTTCGACTACGCCGACACCGGCAGGTCCGTCACCGGAACCTGCCGCGAAGGCGACGAGGGATTGCCGACGCTGGTGGTGCCGACAGGCAGGCCGGTGGAGCTCAAGCTCACCTCCAGCGACGTGGTGCACGCGCTGTGGATTCCCGACCTGGCCGTGAAGCTGGACGCCTATCCCGACCACACCAACACCTTGACGATGGAGTTCGACCGGGAGGGTCGCTGGCTTGGGCGCTGCGCGGAGTTCTGCGGTGAGCACCACCCGGCCATGCACTTCAACGTGCGCGCCGTGTCACCCCAGGAGTATCAGCAGTGGCTGCAGCAGGGATCGGCCGTATGA
- a CDS encoding ABC transporter ATP-binding protein, with amino-acid sequence MADVRFQQASRIFPGTPPVRAVDGLSLDIADGEFLVLVGPSGSGKSTALRMLAGLEDVDEGVITIGGRDVTAVSPKNRDIAMVFQSYALYPHMTVAENMGFALKIKRIGKAEIARRVEEAARLLDLTDYLNRKPKALSGGQRQRVAMGRAIVREPAVFLMDEPLSNLDAKLRVETRANITALQARLGTTTVYVTHDQIEAMTMGHRVAVLKDGVLQQCDTPRVLYDRPANVFVAGFIGSPAMNLTTAALTDAGAQLDGLTVPLDRKLLAGERAAGLREVTVGIRPESLRPASAAEPAMELRVELVEVLGSDAYVYGKVDVGGSQERFIVRTDAHSTPSFGEVLRVTLRDPEAAHTFDPNTGERLD; translated from the coding sequence ATGGCCGATGTCCGCTTCCAGCAAGCCTCCCGAATCTTTCCCGGCACCCCACCGGTACGGGCGGTGGACGGGCTCTCCCTCGACATCGCCGACGGCGAGTTCCTCGTGCTCGTGGGACCGTCCGGCTCCGGCAAATCCACGGCCCTGCGCATGCTCGCGGGCCTGGAGGACGTCGACGAGGGCGTGATCACCATCGGCGGTCGCGACGTCACGGCGGTGTCGCCGAAGAACCGCGACATCGCGATGGTTTTCCAGTCCTACGCGCTGTATCCGCACATGACGGTCGCGGAGAACATGGGCTTCGCGTTGAAGATCAAGCGCATCGGCAAGGCGGAGATCGCCAGGCGGGTCGAGGAGGCCGCACGCCTGCTGGATCTCACCGACTACCTCAACCGCAAGCCAAAAGCGCTTTCCGGCGGCCAGCGCCAACGCGTGGCCATGGGAAGGGCGATCGTGCGCGAGCCCGCGGTGTTCCTCATGGACGAGCCGCTGTCCAATCTGGATGCCAAGCTGCGGGTGGAGACGCGCGCCAACATCACGGCACTGCAGGCGAGGCTCGGCACCACCACGGTGTACGTCACACACGACCAGATCGAGGCCATGACGATGGGCCACCGGGTGGCGGTGCTCAAGGACGGCGTGCTGCAGCAGTGCGACACACCGCGCGTGCTCTACGACCGGCCCGCCAACGTGTTCGTGGCCGGGTTCATCGGCTCGCCCGCGATGAACCTCACCACCGCGGCTCTCACCGACGCCGGCGCCCAACTCGACGGCCTTACGGTGCCGTTGGACAGGAAACTGCTCGCCGGTGAGCGGGCCGCCGGACTGCGGGAGGTCACCGTCGGTATCCGGCCGGAGTCGCTGCGCCCTGCCTCGGCGGCGGAACCGGCCATGGAACTGCGGGTGGAGCTGGTCGAGGTGCTCGGCTCCGACGCCTACGTGTACGGGAAGGTGGACGTGGGCGGCAGCCAGGAGCGCTTCATCGTGCGCACCGACGCGCACTCGACGCCGTCCTTCGGCGAGGTCCTGCGGGTGACACTGCGTGACCCCGAGGCCGCTCACACCTTCGACCCCAACACCGGCGAGCGACTGGACTGA
- a CDS encoding cytochrome c oxidase subunit I: protein MTAELDTVTGQAPSPSPSRSWVATTDHKRIALLTIGTALLLMFGMGALALVMRAQLAQPELGLLSNDLYNQLFTIHGSGMIYLVITPLAVAFGLYLVPLQVGAPAVAAPRLTMLGYWLYAGGAVTILAGFVTTGGAAKEGWTAYTPLSTARFSPGFGTDLWLLGTFAATVGTMLMAATVLWTVLLKRTPGMTMLRIPVFSWSMVATNLMVLAAFPSLLIALGMIAVGRTASELFTQNVFNIGYQHLFWFYGHPVVYVMFFPFVGAVAEVLSTFAGRRFFGYKATVLSLLAFAALSMSVWGHHMFTTGQVADNYYSLTSIMLLVPAGIEYLAMLGTIIGAKLRLGVPMLFALAFIPQFLVGGLTGIMVGTPVVDYQMQDSYFVVAHFHYTLVAGSLFGLFAGFYFWFPKATGVLLGKGLGHAHFWLMVAGTNVTFLPMFWLGVAGMPRRVATYLPTDGFGSGNLIATIGSGLLGLGMLAFALNIVLSLARRKRVASDNPWRAHTLEWATSSPPPPHNFDADHPIPPIRSFTPLLDLRKEGTR, encoded by the coding sequence ATGACCGCCGAGCTCGACACGGTCACCGGGCAGGCGCCGTCTCCTTCGCCGTCGCGGTCATGGGTCGCGACGACCGACCACAAGCGGATCGCGCTGCTCACCATCGGCACCGCCTTGCTGCTGATGTTCGGGATGGGGGCGCTGGCGCTGGTGATGCGCGCTCAACTCGCCCAGCCGGAACTGGGCTTGCTGAGCAACGACCTGTACAACCAGCTGTTCACCATCCACGGCTCGGGAATGATCTATCTGGTGATCACGCCACTCGCCGTGGCGTTCGGGTTGTACCTGGTGCCGTTGCAGGTGGGCGCGCCCGCCGTGGCGGCGCCACGGCTGACGATGCTGGGCTACTGGCTGTACGCGGGTGGCGCCGTGACGATCCTCGCCGGGTTCGTCACCACCGGCGGCGCCGCCAAGGAAGGCTGGACCGCCTACACCCCGCTGTCCACCGCACGCTTCTCCCCGGGATTCGGCACCGACCTGTGGCTGCTGGGCACGTTCGCCGCGACGGTGGGAACGATGCTCATGGCGGCCACCGTGCTGTGGACGGTGTTGCTGAAACGCACTCCCGGCATGACGATGCTGCGCATCCCGGTGTTCAGCTGGTCGATGGTGGCGACGAACCTGATGGTGCTCGCCGCCTTCCCTTCGCTGCTGATCGCCCTGGGAATGATCGCGGTCGGCAGGACCGCCTCGGAGTTGTTCACCCAGAACGTGTTCAACATCGGCTACCAGCACCTGTTCTGGTTCTACGGGCACCCCGTGGTCTACGTGATGTTCTTCCCGTTCGTCGGCGCGGTCGCCGAGGTGCTGTCGACGTTCGCGGGCCGCAGGTTCTTCGGCTACAAGGCCACGGTGCTGTCACTGCTGGCGTTCGCGGCGCTGTCGATGAGCGTGTGGGGCCACCACATGTTCACCACGGGCCAGGTCGCCGACAACTACTACTCGCTGACCTCGATCATGCTGCTCGTTCCGGCCGGTATCGAGTACCTGGCGATGCTCGGCACGATCATCGGGGCGAAGCTGCGGCTGGGCGTGCCGATGCTGTTCGCGCTGGCGTTCATCCCGCAGTTCCTCGTCGGCGGGCTCACCGGGATCATGGTGGGCACCCCGGTGGTGGACTACCAGATGCAGGACAGCTACTTCGTGGTCGCCCACTTCCACTACACCCTGGTGGCGGGCAGCCTGTTCGGGCTGTTCGCCGGGTTCTACTTCTGGTTCCCCAAGGCCACCGGCGTGCTGCTGGGCAAGGGACTGGGCCACGCGCACTTCTGGCTCATGGTGGCGGGCACCAACGTCACCTTCCTGCCGATGTTTTGGCTCGGTGTGGCCGGGATGCCCCGCAGGGTCGCCACCTACCTGCCCACCGACGGCTTCGGTAGCGGCAACCTCATCGCCACCATCGGCTCCGGGCTGCTGGGGCTGGGCATGCTGGCGTTCGCGCTGAACATCGTGCTCTCGCTCGCCCGCCGCAAGCGAGTCGCGTCGGACAACCCCTGGCGTGCACACACTCTGGAGTGGGCGACGTCCTCGCCGCCGCCTCCGCACAACTTCGACGCCGACCACCCGATCCCGCCCATCCGCAGCTTCACCCCGCTGCTGGACCTGCGCAAGGAAGGCACGCGGTGA
- a CDS encoding LIM domain-containing protein: MSTVPEAMVTATGPVRVQVEPTRHIALADGTQVRVLASYPVRPEADLFSIEAPIEFRCATCCDPCEATLVAVRDEWLVCPGCYASTERISDIPPTGSTVTGSDRATAA; this comes from the coding sequence ATGAGCACGGTGCCGGAAGCGATGGTGACAGCGACAGGCCCGGTACGTGTCCAGGTGGAGCCGACCCGACATATCGCGCTGGCGGACGGTACCCAGGTGCGGGTGCTCGCTTCGTATCCGGTGCGGCCGGAAGCCGATCTCTTCAGCATCGAGGCGCCCATCGAGTTTCGTTGCGCCACCTGCTGCGACCCGTGCGAGGCGACGCTGGTGGCCGTTCGCGACGAGTGGTTGGTCTGCCCGGGCTGCTACGCGTCGACCGAACGCATTTCGGACATACCGCCCACAGGCTCGACCGTGACAGGTTCGGACAGGGCGACGGCCGCGTGA
- the qcrB gene encoding cytochrome bc1 complex cytochrome b subunit codes for MSTAERAGRATRAMGAMDTRFHLAKALRPRLNKVFPEHFTFLFGELALYSFVVLVVSGTYLALFFDPSLTETTYRGSYTFLQGLEFSRAYATSLDISFEVRGGLLVRQVHHWAALIFVAAIVTHMGRIFFTGAYRKPRELNWLIGVFLLALAILEGFLGYSMPDDLLSGQGVRIASGIVLSIPLVGTWLHWMMFGGEFPGDIFVPRFFTLHVFLIPGLILALVAVHLASVWYQEHTQFPGRRKRESNAVGTRTVPAFAMKSTGLATGVTAIMVLLGGFFQINPVFNYGPYLASHSSLNAQPDWYLIFVEGALRLFPSWRITVGGHSIAAAFWPAVVLPATLFLLLAAYPFLERRFTKDYRKHHLLQRPRDAPVRTATGTMALTFFMVLMVAGSDDVIAFLFKIPIEGFVWALRMALFALPPLAFLIAYRSCLRLQRFDTDVLERGVHAGVVQRSADGYYVEVRQRLAPDADDGAPRRPRYQGSRLPTLPGDLNTRPEEDSSEGGDQPRQTQRRDTAVPHER; via the coding sequence ATGAGCACAGCGGAACGGGCCGGTAGGGCCACGCGCGCCATGGGGGCCATGGACACCCGGTTCCACCTGGCCAAGGCGCTGCGGCCCCGGCTGAACAAGGTGTTTCCCGAGCATTTCACCTTCCTGTTCGGTGAGCTGGCGCTGTACAGCTTCGTGGTGCTGGTGGTGTCGGGCACCTACCTGGCGTTGTTCTTCGATCCGTCGCTGACCGAGACCACCTACCGGGGCTCCTACACGTTCCTGCAGGGGCTGGAGTTCTCCCGCGCCTACGCGACGTCGCTGGACATCTCGTTCGAGGTCAGGGGCGGCTTGCTGGTGCGGCAGGTGCACCACTGGGCCGCGCTGATATTCGTGGCCGCGATCGTGACCCACATGGGGCGCATCTTCTTCACCGGCGCCTACCGAAAGCCCAGGGAGCTGAACTGGCTGATCGGCGTGTTCCTGCTCGCGCTGGCCATCCTGGAGGGCTTCCTCGGTTACTCGATGCCCGACGATCTGCTGTCCGGCCAGGGGGTACGCATCGCATCGGGGATCGTGCTGAGCATTCCGCTGGTGGGGACGTGGCTGCACTGGATGATGTTCGGGGGCGAGTTTCCCGGCGACATCTTCGTGCCGCGGTTCTTCACGTTGCATGTCTTCCTGATCCCGGGGCTGATCCTCGCGCTGGTAGCCGTTCATCTGGCGTCGGTGTGGTACCAGGAGCACACCCAGTTCCCCGGCAGGAGGAAGCGCGAGAGCAATGCGGTCGGCACCCGGACGGTGCCCGCGTTCGCGATGAAGAGCACCGGCCTCGCAACCGGTGTGACCGCGATCATGGTGCTGCTCGGCGGGTTCTTCCAGATCAACCCGGTCTTCAACTACGGACCGTATCTCGCCTCGCACAGTTCGCTCAACGCCCAGCCCGACTGGTACCTGATCTTCGTCGAGGGCGCGCTGCGGCTGTTTCCCTCCTGGCGGATCACGGTGGGTGGCCACTCGATCGCAGCGGCGTTCTGGCCTGCCGTTGTGCTGCCCGCCACGTTGTTCCTGCTGCTCGCGGCGTATCCGTTCCTGGAACGCAGGTTCACCAAGGACTACCGCAAGCATCACCTGCTGCAGCGGCCGAGGGACGCGCCGGTGCGCACCGCAACGGGCACGATGGCGCTGACCTTCTTCATGGTGCTGATGGTCGCGGGCTCCGACGACGTCATCGCGTTCCTGTTCAAGATCCCGATCGAGGGGTTCGTGTGGGCGCTTCGCATGGCGCTGTTCGCGCTGCCGCCGCTGGCCTTCCTGATCGCCTACCGGTCGTGCCTGCGGCTGCAGCGGTTCGACACCGACGTGCTCGAGCGAGGTGTGCACGCGGGTGTGGTGCAGCGCAGCGCCGACGGCTACTACGTTGAGGTCAGGCAGCGGCTGGCGCCCGACGCCGACGACGGCGCGCCCCGTCGCCCGCGCTACCAGGGCAGCAGGCTTCCCACCCTGCCGGGTGACCTGAACACCCGTCCCGAGGAGGACAGTTCCGAAGGTGGCGACCAACCGCGGCAAACGCAGCGCCGGGATACTGCTGTACCGCACGAGCGGTGA
- a CDS encoding histidine triad nucleotide-binding protein gives MSTDCLFCGIVARTVPATVVHETDTVLAFADIDPQAPSHLLVIPKEHYPDAATMAAADPRLAGEVLAAAAEAAKAAAIDSTGYRLVFNTGADANQTVFHAHCHVLGGRRMSWPPG, from the coding sequence GTGAGCACAGACTGCCTGTTCTGCGGCATCGTGGCCCGCACCGTGCCCGCGACCGTGGTACACGAGACCGACACCGTGCTGGCGTTCGCCGACATCGACCCGCAGGCGCCGAGCCACCTGCTGGTCATCCCCAAGGAGCACTACCCCGACGCCGCCACCATGGCCGCGGCCGACCCGCGCCTCGCCGGTGAGGTGCTGGCCGCCGCGGCCGAGGCCGCCAAGGCCGCGGCCATCGACAGCACCGGATACCGCCTCGTGTTCAACACCGGGGCCGACGCCAACCAGACGGTGTTCCACGCACACTGCCATGTGCTCGGCGGGCGCCGTATGTCGTGGCCACCGGGCTGA
- a CDS encoding biotin carboxyl carrier protein produces the protein MAELRIVDVSLRDGNQSLWGATGLNTGRILQIAPLLDRIGFHALDYTSSTHMGVAVRTFKEDPWERIRLTREAMPNTPLQFIGTGFRFISWESVHPELMRLAYDRLVACGIGRFVVLDPMHDIDAMRRTASMIRAAGAEEIMGALVYTVSDAHDDQLYANLAKQLAETPEIDRVYIKDPAGLLTPERARTLIPSVRARLGGKPLELHSHCTLGLSQLSYLAAAELGVEVLHVACGPLANGSSLPDAQRTVANLRELGHTVDLDDRLLDRAADYFHRMAAAEGLPAGAPQQFDAAFLRHQIAGGVLTTTLRQLRELGLQDRFDAVIDEVDRVRAELGYPIMVTPFPQMVCSQALYNVIGRRRWETVSDQVIRYALGSFGRPTTPIDPDVADRIHSLPRTRELAAEPPPPTPQELRRTFGSRISDEELLLRATMPGEQVDAMVAAGPAKRHYNPDLAPVLRLLRELASRPSVPDLVVDKPDFHLELRGEHS, from the coding sequence ATGGCTGAGCTGCGGATCGTCGACGTGTCGCTGCGGGACGGCAACCAGAGCCTGTGGGGCGCGACCGGGCTGAACACCGGCCGCATCCTGCAGATCGCGCCGTTGCTGGACCGGATCGGGTTCCACGCGCTGGACTACACCTCAAGCACGCACATGGGCGTCGCGGTGCGCACCTTCAAGGAAGATCCCTGGGAACGCATCCGCCTCACCCGCGAGGCGATGCCCAACACACCGTTGCAGTTCATCGGCACCGGGTTCCGGTTCATCTCGTGGGAAAGCGTGCACCCGGAGCTGATGCGGCTGGCCTACGACCGGCTCGTCGCGTGCGGTATCGGCCGGTTCGTGGTGCTCGACCCGATGCACGACATCGACGCCATGCGGCGCACGGCGAGCATGATCCGGGCGGCGGGCGCCGAGGAGATCATGGGTGCGCTGGTCTACACCGTCAGCGACGCGCACGACGACCAGCTCTACGCCAACCTGGCCAAGCAACTGGCCGAGACGCCCGAGATCGACCGCGTGTACATCAAGGACCCTGCCGGACTGCTCACCCCGGAACGGGCACGCACGTTGATCCCCTCGGTGCGGGCGCGGCTGGGCGGCAAGCCGCTGGAGCTGCACTCCCACTGCACCCTGGGGCTGTCGCAACTGAGCTATCTCGCCGCGGCCGAACTCGGCGTCGAGGTGCTGCACGTGGCGTGCGGACCGCTGGCCAACGGCTCCTCCCTTCCCGACGCCCAGCGCACCGTCGCCAACCTGCGCGAGCTGGGGCACACCGTCGACCTCGACGACCGGCTGCTGGACAGGGCGGCCGACTACTTCCACCGGATGGCCGCCGCCGAGGGCCTGCCCGCCGGGGCGCCGCAACAGTTCGACGCCGCCTTCCTGCGGCACCAGATCGCGGGCGGGGTGCTGACCACCACCCTGCGGCAGCTGCGTGAACTCGGCCTGCAGGACCGCTTCGACGCGGTGATCGACGAGGTCGACCGGGTCAGGGCCGAACTCGGCTACCCGATCATGGTGACGCCGTTCCCGCAGATGGTGTGCTCGCAGGCGCTGTACAACGTGATCGGGCGCCGGCGCTGGGAAACGGTGTCCGACCAGGTCATCCGCTACGCCCTCGGCAGCTTCGGCAGGCCGACGACCCCGATCGATCCCGACGTGGCCGACCGGATCCATTCGCTGCCGAGAACCAGGGAACTCGCCGCCGAACCACCACCGCCGACACCGCAGGAGTTGCGCCGCACCTTCGGCAGCCGCATCAGCGACGAGGAACTGCTGTTGCGGGCGACGATGCCGGGCGAACAGGTCGACGCCATGGTGGCGGCGGGCCCGGCGAAACGGCACTACAACCCCGACCTGGCGCCGGTGCTGCGGCTGCTGCGCGAACTCGCGAGCAGGCCCAGCGTGCCCGACCTCGTCGTCGACAAACCCGACTTCCACCTGGAGTTGCGCGGTGAGCACAGCTGA
- a CDS encoding HAD-IIA family hydrolase: protein MSTAESELDRVKGFLFDLDGTLVLGDRRNNGLRPLPGALELIDWLRRREVPFVVFTNGTTRTAGGYAKLLAELGFGFGDDEVLTPASSAVEVLLRRGQRRVVVLGGDGLADPLRDAGIEVLPPRGRPTADAVLVGWYREFTMDTVEAACHAVWQGASLYSASQSVFFASADGKALGTSRLLCAAISSVTGARVTVVGKPSAHALRAACHRLGLPARAVAVVGDDPMLETPMARRGGAVAIAVDTGVSGGEEYADLPPGRRPHLRLPGVQRLLSILRARS from the coding sequence GTGAGCACAGCTGAAAGCGAACTGGACCGGGTCAAGGGATTCCTGTTCGACCTCGACGGCACGCTGGTACTCGGCGACCGCCGCAACAACGGGCTACGCCCGCTGCCCGGCGCGCTGGAGCTGATCGACTGGCTGCGCAGGCGGGAAGTCCCGTTCGTGGTGTTCACCAACGGCACCACGCGCACCGCGGGCGGCTACGCGAAGCTGCTCGCCGAACTCGGCTTCGGGTTCGGCGACGACGAGGTGCTCACTCCCGCCAGCAGCGCGGTCGAGGTGTTGCTGCGACGCGGGCAGCGGCGAGTGGTCGTGCTCGGCGGCGACGGGCTGGCCGACCCGCTTCGCGACGCGGGCATCGAGGTGCTGCCGCCTCGTGGCAGGCCCACCGCCGACGCGGTGCTGGTCGGCTGGTACCGGGAGTTCACGATGGACACCGTCGAAGCCGCCTGCCACGCGGTGTGGCAGGGGGCGAGCCTGTACAGCGCTTCGCAGTCGGTGTTCTTCGCCAGCGCGGACGGCAAGGCGCTGGGCACCTCCCGGTTGCTCTGCGCGGCGATCAGCAGTGTCACCGGGGCTCGGGTGACGGTCGTCGGCAAGCCCTCGGCCCACGCGCTCCGTGCGGCCTGTCACCGGCTGGGACTGCCCGCCCGCGCGGTGGCGGTGGTCGGCGACGACCCGATGCTGGAGACGCCCATGGCTCGCAGGGGCGGCGCGGTGGCCATCGCGGTGGACACCGGGGTCTCCGGCGGCGAGGAGTACGCCGACCTTCCGCCTGGCAGGCGACCGCACCTGCGGCTGCCCGGCGTGCAGCGGCTGCTTTCGATCCTTCGCGCCCGAAGCTGA
- a CDS encoding NUDIX domain-containing protein — protein MATNRGKRSAGILLYRTSGERPEVLLGHMGGPFWARRDAGAWSVPKGEYDDTEEPLAAARREFREELGLPVPGGRPMDLGEVRQGSGKLVRVWAVEGDLDPAAVVPGTFELEWPKGSGRVRSFPEVDRVGWFGFDVAGDKIVAAQRPFLHQLRRMLD, from the coding sequence GTGGCGACCAACCGCGGCAAACGCAGCGCCGGGATACTGCTGTACCGCACGAGCGGTGAACGGCCGGAGGTGCTGCTCGGCCACATGGGTGGACCGTTCTGGGCGCGCCGCGACGCCGGTGCCTGGTCGGTGCCCAAGGGGGAGTACGACGACACCGAGGAGCCACTGGCCGCGGCCCGGCGGGAGTTCCGCGAGGAACTCGGTCTTCCCGTGCCGGGAGGGCGGCCGATGGACCTGGGGGAGGTCCGGCAGGGCAGCGGCAAGCTGGTGAGGGTGTGGGCAGTGGAGGGCGACCTCGACCCCGCTGCCGTGGTGCCGGGCACGTTCGAGCTGGAGTGGCCGAAGGGCTCGGGCCGGGTCCGGTCGTTTCCGGAGGTCGACCGGGTCGGCTGGTTCGGGTTCGACGTCGCGGGAGACAAGATCGTGGCCGCGCAACGCCCGTTTCTCCATCAGCTACGGCGAATGTTGGACTGA
- a CDS encoding SRPBCC domain-containing protein — MIDIADQLSATYREVRAASAAGEAVSVLLRRRFPAAVQDIWRAVTEPDELARWFSGVTADLRPGGYFKVEGETDGEILECERPHLLRLSWGDEHNVVEVRLAADEACGEAGGAATIVELVHAADPAVADCLRSGPAWDVAFLALERHIRAQPMGDPATWRSSQQVQTFCQHSVSAWAKATEAAGAAGEEQLGAAAAAALRRFAPDLTG; from the coding sequence ATGATCGACATCGCCGACCAGCTCAGCGCCACCTACCGGGAGGTTCGGGCGGCCTCCGCCGCGGGCGAGGCGGTCAGCGTGCTGCTGCGCAGGCGCTTCCCCGCCGCCGTCCAGGACATCTGGCGGGCGGTCACCGAACCCGACGAGCTCGCCCGCTGGTTTTCCGGCGTCACCGCCGACCTGCGTCCCGGTGGCTACTTCAAGGTCGAGGGCGAGACCGACGGCGAGATCCTCGAATGCGAACGCCCGCACCTGCTGCGGCTGTCGTGGGGCGACGAGCACAATGTCGTCGAGGTGCGACTCGCCGCCGACGAGGCCTGCGGTGAAGCCGGGGGCGCGGCCACGATCGTCGAGTTGGTGCACGCGGCGGACCCCGCCGTCGCGGACTGCCTGCGCAGCGGGCCTGCCTGGGATGTGGCGTTCCTGGCTCTGGAGCGCCACATCCGCGCCCAGCCGATGGGTGATCCCGCCACGTGGCGTTCCTCGCAGCAGGTCCAGACCTTTTGCCAGCATTCGGTGAGTGCCTGGGCGAAGGCCACCGAAGCGGCCGGAGCGGCGGGCGAGGAGCAGCTCGGCGCGGCCGCCGCGGCGGCGCTGCGGCGGTTCGCCCCCGACCTCACCGGCTGA
- a CDS encoding histone-like nucleoid-structuring protein Lsr2, with the protein MAQRVVVSLVDDLDGSEADETIQFGLDGVSYEIDLSSENAEELREALAHYIAHARKAGGRKRAPSRRSNGKASSRSSSAEREQNQAIRAWARKNGYAISDRGRIPSEVTDAYHKAR; encoded by the coding sequence GTGGCGCAGCGGGTTGTTGTCTCCCTCGTGGACGATCTGGACGGTTCCGAGGCCGACGAGACCATCCAGTTCGGCCTGGACGGCGTGAGCTACGAGATCGACCTATCCTCGGAGAATGCCGAGGAGTTGCGCGAGGCACTGGCCCACTACATCGCTCACGCGCGTAAGGCGGGTGGCCGTAAGCGTGCCCCGTCGCGGCGTTCCAACGGGAAAGCGTCGAGTCGCTCCTCCTCCGCCGAGCGGGAACAGAATCAGGCAATTCGCGCCTGGGCCCGCAAGAACGGATACGCCATTTCCGATCGAGGCCGTATTCCTTCCGAGGTCACCGACGCATACCACAAAGCCCGCTGA
- a CDS encoding ROK family protein, protein MERGIPARPVRQHEHNLALVAELVARLGPVSRAGLARHSGLTKTTVTQLAGELLDGALLRELGTGRARGPGRPATDLVLNSLGPAGIGLQFEADHVAGCLVDLTGRVRDRAVRRADDLRGDPALAGRAAEVVLRRLLRTAETTGNVVAGVVAAVPGRIVDSSVVNSVELGWQDIDLACLLGDRLAVLGGGIAVSVYGSHQLAALAETWFGAATRQQPLLYVGGELGLGACVLTAATGVAAAKQSPGDLAHLRVRRGGPRCSCGGRGCLETVAGYRAMLRAAGSSTVATSRLCGGEGPLPGLLASGDPAAVAAARTAARALGRALGGPVALLEPGEVVLGGRLGALGEPFAEEVRAALAQCCPAAAARVRASQLGGDAVARAAAAVVTSGLLADPAGWLAQ, encoded by the coding sequence GTGGAGCGCGGGATCCCGGCACGGCCGGTGCGGCAGCACGAGCACAACCTGGCCCTCGTCGCGGAACTCGTGGCCAGGCTCGGCCCGGTGTCGCGGGCCGGGCTGGCTCGGCACAGCGGCCTCACCAAGACCACGGTCACCCAGCTCGCCGGGGAGCTGCTCGACGGTGCGCTGCTGCGGGAGCTGGGTACCGGCCGGGCGAGGGGGCCAGGCAGGCCCGCCACCGACCTGGTGCTGAACTCGCTCGGCCCGGCTGGAATCGGGCTGCAGTTCGAGGCGGACCACGTCGCCGGATGCCTGGTGGACCTCACCGGGCGGGTGCGTGACCGTGCCGTCCGCCGTGCCGACGACCTGCGAGGCGACCCTGCGCTCGCGGGCAGAGCCGCCGAGGTGGTGCTGCGACGCCTGCTGCGCACCGCCGAAACCACCGGCAACGTCGTCGCCGGAGTGGTTGCCGCGGTGCCGGGTCGGATCGTCGACTCGTCGGTGGTGAACTCGGTGGAACTGGGGTGGCAGGACATCGATCTGGCCTGCCTGCTCGGTGACCGGCTGGCGGTGCTCGGCGGCGGGATCGCGGTGAGCGTGTACGGCTCCCACCAGCTCGCGGCCCTGGCCGAAACCTGGTTCGGTGCCGCGACGCGGCAGCAGCCGCTGCTCTACGTGGGTGGTGAACTCGGTCTCGGCGCCTGCGTGCTCACCGCAGCCACGGGCGTTGCGGCCGCGAAGCAGTCACCGGGCGACCTGGCCCACCTGCGGGTCCGGCGCGGCGGGCCACGCTGCTCGTGCGGCGGGCGGGGCTGCCTGGAGACGGTGGCGGGTTACCGGGCGATGCTGCGGGCAGCCGGATCGAGCACCGTCGCCACGTCGAGGTTGTGCGGCGGCGAAGGGCCACTGCCGGGGTTGCTCGCGTCGGGCGACCCGGCGGCCGTCGCGGCCGCCCGCACGGCGGCCCGCGCGCTCGGCCGCGCGCTCGGTGGCCCGGTCGCGTTGCTGGAACCCGGCGAGGTGGTGCTCGGCGGCAGGCTGGGCGCGCTCGGCGAGCCCTTCGCCGAGGAGGTACGCGCGGCACTGGCCCAGTGCTGTCCGGCAGCGGCGGCGCGAGTGCGTGCCTCCCAGCTGGGCGGCGACGCGGTGGCTCGCGCGGCGGCGGCCGTGGTGACCTCTGGCCTGCTCGCCGATCCCGCTGGTTGGCTGGCGCAGTGA